Proteins encoded by one window of Thermus caldifontis:
- a CDS encoding menaquinone biosynthesis family protein: protein MEAQALELGYSPCPNDTFIFYALTHGLVASPLRVEAVLEDVETLNRWALEGRLPLTKLSYAAYGRVRERYVALRSGGALGRGVGPLVVARKPLKGLRGARVAIPGQNTTAFLLLSLYAEGFEPVEVRYHRILPLVAQGEVEAGLIIHESRFTYPQYGLAKLVDLGEWWEGETGLPLPLGAILARRDLGEDLIRSLDEAVRRSLEYAWAHPEETLPYLKAHAQELSEEVIWAHVRTYVNEFSREVGEEGEKAVERLFAEAEARGLLPASKAPLFL from the coding sequence ATGGAAGCGCAGGCTCTTGAGCTGGGCTACTCCCCTTGCCCCAACGACACCTTCATCTTCTACGCCCTCACCCACGGCCTGGTGGCAAGCCCCCTAAGGGTGGAGGCGGTGTTGGAGGATGTGGAAACCCTGAACCGCTGGGCCTTGGAGGGAAGGCTTCCCCTGACCAAGCTCTCCTACGCCGCCTATGGGAGGGTGCGGGAGCGGTATGTGGCCCTAAGGAGCGGGGGGGCCTTGGGAAGAGGGGTGGGCCCCTTGGTGGTGGCACGAAAACCCCTAAAGGGCCTAAGGGGGGCCAGGGTGGCCATCCCTGGGCAGAACACCACGGCCTTCTTGCTCCTAAGCCTTTACGCCGAGGGGTTTGAGCCGGTGGAGGTGCGCTACCACCGGATTCTCCCCCTGGTGGCCCAAGGGGAGGTGGAAGCGGGGCTCATCATCCACGAAAGCCGCTTCACCTATCCCCAGTACGGGCTGGCGAAGCTGGTGGACCTGGGGGAATGGTGGGAGGGGGAGACGGGCCTGCCCCTTCCCCTGGGGGCCATCCTGGCCCGGCGGGACCTGGGGGAGGACCTCATACGCTCCCTGGACGAAGCGGTGCGGCGGAGCCTGGAATACGCCTGGGCCCACCCTGAGGAAACCCTCCCCTACCTGAAGGCCCACGCCCAGGAGCTTTCCGAGGAGGTCATCTGGGCCCATGTGCGCACGTACGTCAACGAGTTCAGCCGCGAGGTGGGCGAGGAAGGGGAAAAGGCGGTGGAAAGGCTTTTTGCCGAGGCCGAGGCCCGGGGGCTTTTGCCCGCCTCTAAGGCCCCCCTCTTTTTGTAG
- a CDS encoding tetratricopeptide repeat protein: MPDELRLYLKERFGVLGPVSPGRFEAELAKRVGSPTKREPLLKAWRAYLSGGGKEAVRSFYREVLKVPKGEALVYGMHLPFLEFYAKEVPSRLEGRVLEVGAFTGALVGYLQRKRPELAFHALDGVVEAVEVGKGRVPEVAWHLGWAEEAELPPFDTVLLLSVFPEGFVDQELESRLEAPAFWKRFHFFARLPLFARLLKPGGLLVYGHGPFLGKSPEGVEEGLRHLGFYGVERVGEGEYFLVLARRPEALVAEEEAWPLEAEPLEEEAPLRVPVLAQVGDLAEVRALLEAGRYAEVLARLAEGVEGEAAFLRGRALFALSRYAEAEEALRRALSEEAEDLRAMVLVELGEYERARPRLEALAGRGGRYRIYLGRVYLSLGRYADALRQFVESGLPEAEGYVREALERITERMRRFAREGEWAEVSRRAEFVEDLSPGLLTREMLQLGLRAALIQGLFARAERYARRLADLDEAQGFLGLALVALRVRSPLEVRPQDDLKSVEPYLTEALARAEISQALLLLGMLREREGRYLEALRLLERAAERGEGEVAGLAYHHLAQVKRALRRPLKEVLGDHKRAHALRAYPAPYLFQLAQEALKGGEEVLARELLSRARDAGLSEVAEADLMGLLALLERLEGPWAAFNLLYQALGRTPRPPLELLALGYRLSRAFRESPEASEVRGQYLAALYGEGRAGEVEALLLEELRAHPQALEVLFDLAEHHEAQGNWRKAAEYWQKALEVALYREKDLELSREVLRNLLFLRPHDESLSLYLEELRAVARGLEALGESPEALPETKEELLQEGLPQFHGEHLLVVGGHTQLRSRLVPLLEARGLKVDWFDADTAGVGKEALRRIQNRLEKAHGLMIVSSYVGHDFSEPVRLEAERLGVPVHVIPGRARGTTGFLRALKAFAPELFKRALKGVQ; the protein is encoded by the coding sequence ATGCCCGATGAGCTAAGGCTTTACCTGAAGGAGCGGTTCGGCGTCTTGGGGCCGGTTTCCCCGGGGCGCTTTGAGGCCGAGCTGGCCAAAAGGGTGGGAAGCCCCACCAAGCGGGAGCCCCTCCTCAAGGCCTGGCGGGCCTACCTTTCCGGAGGGGGGAAGGAGGCGGTGCGAAGTTTTTACCGGGAGGTCCTCAAGGTGCCCAAGGGGGAGGCCCTGGTCTACGGCATGCACCTTCCCTTTTTGGAGTTCTACGCCAAGGAGGTGCCCTCGAGGCTAGAAGGAAGGGTGCTGGAGGTGGGGGCCTTCACCGGGGCCTTGGTGGGGTATTTGCAAAGGAAGCGCCCCGAGCTTGCCTTCCATGCCCTGGACGGGGTGGTGGAGGCGGTGGAGGTGGGGAAAGGGCGGGTGCCGGAGGTGGCCTGGCATCTAGGCTGGGCGGAGGAGGCGGAGCTTCCCCCCTTTGACACGGTGCTTCTCCTTTCCGTCTTCCCCGAGGGCTTTGTGGACCAGGAGCTGGAAAGCCGCCTCGAGGCCCCCGCCTTCTGGAAACGTTTTCATTTCTTTGCCCGCCTGCCCCTCTTCGCCCGGCTTCTCAAGCCCGGGGGGCTTCTCGTCTACGGCCACGGGCCCTTTCTCGGCAAGAGCCCAGAAGGGGTGGAGGAGGGGCTAAGGCACCTGGGGTTTTATGGGGTGGAGCGGGTGGGGGAAGGGGAGTACTTCCTGGTGCTGGCGAGGAGGCCCGAGGCCTTGGTGGCGGAGGAGGAGGCCTGGCCCTTGGAGGCGGAGCCTTTGGAAGAGGAGGCCCCTTTGCGGGTTCCCGTTTTGGCCCAGGTGGGGGATCTGGCCGAGGTGCGGGCGCTTTTGGAGGCGGGGCGGTATGCGGAGGTCCTTGCCCGCTTGGCGGAGGGGGTGGAGGGGGAGGCCGCCTTCTTGAGGGGGCGGGCCCTTTTTGCCCTTTCCCGGTATGCGGAGGCGGAGGAGGCCTTAAGGCGGGCCCTTTCCGAGGAGGCTGAGGACCTTAGGGCCATGGTCCTGGTGGAGCTCGGGGAGTACGAGAGGGCCAGGCCCCGCCTCGAGGCCCTGGCGGGAAGGGGCGGCCGGTACCGGATCTACCTGGGCCGGGTCTACCTGAGCCTGGGCCGGTATGCGGATGCCCTGAGGCAGTTTGTGGAATCGGGCCTGCCCGAGGCGGAAGGGTATGTGCGGGAGGCGTTGGAGCGGATCACCGAGCGCATGCGCCGCTTTGCCCGGGAGGGGGAGTGGGCGGAGGTGAGCCGCCGGGCGGAGTTCGTGGAGGACCTTTCCCCAGGCCTCCTGACCCGGGAGATGCTCCAGCTTGGCCTTAGGGCGGCCCTGATCCAGGGGCTTTTTGCCCGGGCGGAGCGGTACGCCCGGAGGCTTGCCGACCTGGACGAGGCCCAGGGCTTTTTGGGCCTTGCCCTGGTGGCCCTAAGGGTGCGTTCGCCCCTGGAGGTGCGGCCCCAAGACGACCTCAAGTCCGTGGAGCCCTACCTCACGGAGGCCTTGGCCCGGGCGGAGATCTCCCAGGCCCTCCTCCTTCTGGGCATGCTCCGCGAGCGGGAGGGACGGTACCTGGAGGCCCTGCGCCTTTTGGAGCGGGCGGCGGAGCGGGGGGAAGGGGAGGTGGCGGGCCTGGCTTACCACCACCTGGCCCAGGTGAAGCGGGCCCTTAGGCGGCCCCTTAAGGAGGTCCTGGGGGACCACAAGCGGGCCCATGCCTTAAGGGCCTACCCCGCCCCCTACCTCTTCCAGCTGGCCCAGGAGGCCCTCAAGGGGGGCGAGGAGGTCCTGGCCCGGGAGCTCCTTTCCCGGGCCCGGGATGCGGGGCTAAGCGAGGTGGCCGAGGCGGACCTCATGGGGTTACTGGCCCTTTTGGAGAGGCTGGAGGGTCCCTGGGCGGCCTTTAACCTCCTCTACCAGGCTTTGGGCCGCACCCCCAGGCCTCCCCTGGAGCTCTTGGCCCTGGGTTACCGCCTTTCCCGCGCTTTTCGGGAAAGCCCCGAGGCCAGCGAGGTGCGGGGGCAGTACCTGGCGGCCTTGTATGGGGAAGGGCGGGCGGGGGAGGTGGAGGCCCTGCTCTTGGAAGAGCTTAGGGCCCACCCCCAGGCCCTGGAGGTGCTCTTTGACCTGGCGGAACACCACGAGGCCCAGGGCAACTGGCGAAAGGCGGCGGAGTACTGGCAAAAGGCCCTGGAGGTGGCCCTATACCGGGAAAAGGACCTGGAGCTTTCCCGGGAGGTCCTGAGGAACCTCCTATTCCTGAGGCCCCACGACGAAAGCCTATCCCTCTATTTGGAGGAGCTTAGGGCGGTGGCCCGGGGCCTTGAGGCCTTGGGGGAAAGCCCCGAGGCCCTGCCGGAAACCAAGGAGGAGCTCCTCCAGGAGGGCCTTCCCCAGTTCCACGGGGAGCACCTTTTGGTGGTGGGCGGGCATACGCAGCTTAGAAGCCGGCTGGTTCCCCTCCTCGAGGCCCGGGGCCTTAAGGTGGACTGGTTTGACGCCGACACCGCCGGGGTAGGAAAGGAGGCCTTAAGGCGCATCCAAAACCGCCTGGAAAAGGCCCATGGCCTTATGATCGTGTCCAGCTACGTGGGGCACGACTTCTCCGAGCCCGTGCGCCTCGAGGCGGAACGCCTAGGGGTGCCGGTCCATGTGATCCCGGGGAGGGCCCGGGGGACCACGGGGTTCCTTAGGGCCCTTAAGGCTTTTGCCCCTGAGCTCTTCAAGCGGGCCCTCAAGGGGGTACAGTAG
- a CDS encoding 1,9-bis(guanidino)-5-aza-nonane synthase, which translates to MEKKELLSTPVVPIDIKVFDAGPILEAMGKTAFQARNLHRAAEIYLRMLEDDAAVILTLAGSLVSAGQGLIIHDLIRKGLVDAIVATGANIVDQDFFEALGHRHYHGDPKADDETLRRLWIDRIYDTYIDEEELRHTDYTIAEIADSLEPRPYSSREFIWHMGRYLAERGLGEGSIVRAAYEEGVPIFVPAFSDSSAGFGLVYHQVNNPRAHVTIDSVADFRELTEIKLKAGTTGLVMLGGGVPKNFAQDIVVAAEVLGHQVEMHKYAIQITVADERDGGLSGSTLSEAQSWGKVDAALSQMVFAEATLAFPLLASYVWHRAPMRAKRRYADLFTARVPA; encoded by the coding sequence ATGGAGAAGAAGGAACTCCTCTCTACGCCCGTGGTCCCCATTGATATCAAGGTCTTTGACGCCGGGCCCATCCTCGAGGCCATGGGCAAGACCGCCTTCCAGGCGAGAAACCTCCACCGGGCAGCGGAAATCTACCTGCGCATGCTGGAGGACGACGCCGCCGTCATCCTCACCCTGGCGGGGAGCCTGGTTTCTGCGGGGCAAGGCCTCATCATCCACGACCTCATAAGGAAGGGCCTGGTGGACGCCATCGTGGCCACCGGGGCCAACATCGTGGACCAGGACTTCTTTGAGGCCTTAGGCCACCGCCACTACCATGGGGACCCCAAGGCCGACGACGAAACCCTAAGGCGCCTTTGGATCGACCGCATCTACGACACCTACATTGACGAGGAGGAGCTCCGCCACACCGACTACACCATCGCCGAGATCGCCGATTCCCTGGAGCCCAGGCCCTACTCCAGCCGGGAGTTCATCTGGCACATGGGCCGCTACCTGGCGGAAAGGGGCTTGGGGGAAGGGAGCATTGTGCGGGCGGCTTACGAGGAGGGGGTGCCCATCTTCGTGCCCGCCTTCTCCGACTCCTCCGCCGGCTTCGGCCTGGTCTACCACCAGGTGAACAACCCCAGGGCCCACGTGACCATTGACTCCGTGGCCGACTTCCGCGAGCTTACGGAGATCAAGCTGAAAGCCGGCACCACGGGCCTGGTGATGCTGGGGGGCGGGGTGCCCAAGAACTTCGCCCAGGACATCGTGGTGGCCGCGGAGGTCTTGGGCCACCAGGTGGAGATGCACAAGTACGCCATCCAGATCACCGTGGCCGACGAGCGGGACGGGGGGCTTTCCGGCTCCACCCTTTCCGAGGCGCAAAGCTGGGGCAAGGTGGACGCGGCCCTTTCCCAGATGGTCTTCGCCGAGGCCACCTTGGCCTTTCCCCTTCTGGCCTCCTACGTGTGGCACCGGGCCCCCATGCGGGCCAAAAGGCGCTACGCCGATCTCTTTACCGCCCGCGTGCCTGCTTAG
- a CDS encoding 2-hydroxyacid dehydrogenase has product MGRKASVVMLSPKLREEVFALLPEGVEVRHLDEPWPKTADFFLPPFGQEEVARQVLERVEVKVVQTLSAGVDWILPLLPPGVVLCDGSGIHDVPVAEWVGMSLLALLKDLPGFFQAQGEGRWAPKVLPDLEGKRVLLLGYGSIGKAVEERLKPFGVEILPVARHARPGVYTPQDLPYLLPQVDAVVVLLPLTPETRGLVDREFLSRMKPGALLLNAGRGPVVDTEALLEALGEGRVRAALDVTDPEPLPPDHPLWRAPGVLITPHVAGLSQGFHRRAARFLADQVGRYLRGEPLRNVVLEGY; this is encoded by the coding sequence ATGGGCCGGAAGGCTAGCGTGGTCATGTTGAGCCCCAAGCTTAGGGAGGAGGTCTTCGCCCTCTTGCCCGAGGGGGTGGAGGTGCGCCATCTGGATGAGCCTTGGCCCAAAACCGCCGACTTCTTCCTGCCCCCCTTTGGCCAAGAAGAGGTGGCGCGGCAGGTGCTGGAAAGGGTGGAGGTGAAGGTGGTCCAGACCCTTTCCGCCGGGGTGGACTGGATCCTGCCCCTCCTGCCGCCAGGGGTGGTGCTTTGCGACGGCTCGGGCATCCACGACGTTCCCGTGGCCGAATGGGTGGGGATGAGCCTTCTTGCCCTCCTCAAGGACCTGCCTGGCTTTTTCCAGGCCCAAGGGGAGGGGCGCTGGGCCCCCAAGGTGCTTCCGGACCTCGAGGGCAAGCGGGTCCTCCTCTTGGGCTATGGCTCCATCGGCAAGGCGGTGGAGGAGCGGCTTAAGCCCTTTGGGGTGGAGATCCTTCCCGTGGCCCGGCATGCCCGCCCTGGGGTTTACACCCCCCAGGACCTCCCCTATCTCCTGCCCCAGGTGGATGCGGTGGTGGTGCTCCTTCCCCTTACCCCGGAAACCCGGGGGCTGGTGGACCGGGAGTTCCTCTCCCGGATGAAGCCCGGAGCCCTCTTGCTGAACGCCGGCCGGGGGCCGGTGGTGGACACGGAGGCCCTTTTGGAGGCTTTGGGGGAGGGAAGGGTTCGGGCGGCTTTGGACGTCACCGACCCCGAGCCCTTACCGCCCGACCATCCCCTTTGGCGGGCCCCGGGGGTCCTCATCACCCCGCACGTGGCTGGGCTTTCCCAGGGGTTCCACCGCCGGGCGGCCCGGTTTTTGGCGGACCAGGTGGGGCGGTATTTGCGGGGGGAGCCTTTGCGGAATGTGGTTTTGGAGGGGTATTGA
- a CDS encoding GNAT family N-acetyltransferase, whose translation MDWPQYGRVTLKPFSAGLTEEEWKGLYETFRDPEVAEWNGSSPLRSPFWLFKRFVLAEMRRKDRMAFVILDEKGEYLGTLELYDLTPEEATLGILIGRKDRWGQGYGTEAVRAALAYAFGPLGLKRVKLRTFAHNQRARRAFEKAGFRQVGLGPGPKGQEDVYMEVCRDGPEG comes from the coding sequence GTGGACTGGCCCCAGTACGGCCGCGTGACCCTGAAGCCCTTCAGCGCCGGGCTTACCGAGGAGGAGTGGAAGGGGCTTTACGAAACCTTTCGCGACCCTGAGGTGGCGGAGTGGAACGGTTCCAGCCCCTTGCGCTCCCCCTTTTGGCTTTTCAAGCGCTTCGTCCTGGCGGAGATGCGCCGCAAGGACCGTATGGCCTTTGTCATCTTGGACGAAAAGGGGGAGTACCTGGGCACCCTGGAGCTTTACGACCTCACCCCCGAGGAGGCCACCTTGGGTATCCTCATCGGGCGGAAGGACCGCTGGGGCCAGGGCTACGGCACCGAGGCGGTGCGGGCGGCCTTGGCCTATGCCTTTGGGCCTCTAGGCCTAAAACGGGTGAAGCTCCGCACCTTCGCCCACAACCAAAGGGCCCGGCGGGCCTTTGAGAAGGCGGGCTTCCGCCAGGTGGGTCTGGGCCCGGGGCCTAAAGGGCAGGAGGATGTCTATATGGAGGTGTGCCGTGATGGGCCGGAAGGCTAG
- a CDS encoding Glu/Leu/Phe/Val family dehydrogenase, producing MKSEPLSYLGKDGGPWEIFVEQVDRVVPYLGRYAPLAESLKRPKRVLIVDVPIHLDDGTVAHFEGYRVHHNTARGPAKGGVRFHPEVTLSEVMALAAWMTIKNAAVGLPYGGGKGGVRVDPKKLSPKELERLTRRYTSEIGILLGPDRDIPAPDVNTGEREMAWMMDTFSMNVGRTVPGVVTGKPIALGGSLGRRDATGRGVFVTARAAAEKIGLPIEGSRVTLQGFGNVGNAAARIFHDHGARIIAIQDHTGTIYNEAGIDPYDLLKHVAEFGGVRGYPKAEPLPNPEFWAVPTEFLIPAALEKQITEQNAWRIQAKILAEGANGPTTPAADDILLEKGVLVVPDVIANAGGVTVSYFEWVQDFNSYFWTEEEINARLERVLRNAFEAVWQVSQERKIPLRTAAYVVAATRVLEARALRGLYP from the coding sequence ATGAAGAGCGAACCCCTTTCCTACCTGGGCAAAGACGGCGGACCTTGGGAGATCTTCGTGGAGCAGGTGGACCGGGTGGTCCCCTACCTGGGGCGGTATGCCCCCTTGGCGGAAAGCCTCAAAAGGCCCAAACGGGTCCTGATCGTGGACGTGCCCATCCACCTGGACGACGGCACCGTGGCCCACTTTGAGGGCTACCGGGTCCACCACAACACCGCCCGGGGGCCGGCCAAGGGCGGGGTGCGTTTCCACCCCGAGGTGACCCTTTCCGAGGTCATGGCCCTGGCCGCCTGGATGACCATTAAGAATGCCGCCGTGGGCTTGCCCTATGGGGGCGGCAAGGGGGGGGTGCGGGTGGACCCCAAAAAGCTTTCCCCCAAGGAGCTTGAGCGCCTCACCCGCCGCTACACCTCGGAGATCGGCATCCTTCTGGGTCCGGACCGGGACATCCCCGCCCCCGATGTGAACACCGGGGAGCGGGAGATGGCCTGGATGATGGACACCTTCTCCATGAACGTGGGCCGCACCGTGCCGGGGGTGGTGACAGGGAAGCCCATTGCCCTGGGAGGTTCCTTGGGGAGGCGGGACGCCACGGGCCGGGGGGTGTTCGTTACCGCCAGGGCGGCGGCGGAGAAGATCGGCCTTCCCATTGAGGGGAGCCGGGTGACCCTCCAGGGTTTTGGCAACGTGGGGAATGCGGCGGCCCGCATCTTCCACGACCACGGGGCCCGGATTATCGCTATCCAGGACCACACGGGCACCATCTACAATGAGGCGGGGATAGATCCTTACGACCTCCTCAAGCATGTGGCGGAGTTCGGGGGGGTGCGGGGCTACCCCAAGGCGGAGCCCTTGCCCAATCCCGAGTTCTGGGCGGTGCCCACGGAGTTCCTCATCCCTGCGGCTTTGGAGAAGCAGATCACCGAGCAGAACGCCTGGCGCATCCAGGCCAAGATCCTCGCCGAGGGGGCCAATGGCCCCACCACCCCGGCCGCCGACGACATCCTCCTGGAGAAGGGGGTCTTGGTGGTGCCCGACGTGATCGCCAACGCCGGGGGCGTGACGGTGAGCTACTTTGAGTGGGTGCAGGACTTCAACTCCTACTTCTGGACGGAGGAGGAGATCAACGCCCGTCTGGAGAGGGTTCTCCGGAACGCCTTTGAGGCGGTGTGGCAGGTGAGCCAGGAGAGGAAGATTCCCTTGCGCACCGCCGCCTATGTGGTGGCCGCCACCCGGGTCCTCGAGGCCAGGGCCCTTAGGGGACTTTACCCTTAG
- a CDS encoding Glu/Leu/Phe/Val family dehydrogenase → MSLPAYRPPEDPGLWEAFLERLEKTLRVAAIHPTTVEYLAHPKRLVTVSLPVVMDDGKVRVFQGYRVVHDIARGPAKGGVRIHPRVTLGQTAGLAAWMTLKAAVYDLPFGGAAGGIAADPRLLSPRELERLVRRYTAELVNLIGPDMDILGPDLGTDQQVMAWIMDTYSMTVGSTVPGVVTGKPHALGGSEGRDEAAGLGVALVLAELSRRRGLPLKGARVAVQGFGQVGGSFALHAEGMGLKVVAVSTGRGAMYEEEGIPVAEALRHYEATGELPRYHLAPEELFALEVDYLVLAALEGALDGELAKGVRAKAVLEAANFGLTQEAEAYLLGKGVLVVPDLLTGGGGLLASYLEWVQDLNMFFWSEEEVRQSFAKSVAKAVAEVCDRAELLSTDLRTGAMALALERVNEATRLRGVYP, encoded by the coding sequence ATGAGCCTTCCCGCCTATCGTCCTCCAGAGGACCCTGGCCTCTGGGAGGCCTTCCTGGAGCGATTAGAAAAGACTTTGCGGGTGGCGGCGATCCACCCCACCACGGTGGAGTACCTGGCCCACCCCAAGCGCCTGGTGACGGTTTCCTTACCCGTGGTCATGGATGACGGCAAGGTGCGGGTTTTCCAGGGCTACCGGGTGGTGCACGACATCGCTCGGGGGCCCGCCAAGGGCGGGGTGCGCATCCACCCCCGGGTTACCCTGGGCCAGACGGCGGGGCTGGCCGCCTGGATGACCTTGAAGGCGGCGGTCTATGACCTCCCCTTTGGCGGGGCGGCGGGGGGGATCGCCGCCGATCCCAGGCTCCTTTCCCCTAGGGAGCTGGAGCGCCTGGTGCGCCGCTATACCGCCGAGCTGGTCAACCTTATCGGCCCCGACATGGACATCCTGGGCCCGGACCTGGGTACGGACCAGCAGGTGATGGCCTGGATCATGGACACCTACTCCATGACCGTGGGTTCCACGGTGCCCGGGGTGGTGACGGGCAAGCCCCATGCCCTGGGGGGAAGCGAGGGCCGGGATGAGGCTGCGGGGCTTGGCGTGGCCTTGGTGCTGGCCGAGCTTTCCCGGCGCCGGGGGCTTCCCCTTAAGGGGGCCAGGGTGGCGGTGCAGGGGTTTGGCCAGGTGGGGGGAAGCTTTGCCCTCCACGCGGAGGGAATGGGCCTAAAGGTGGTGGCGGTTTCCACGGGCCGGGGAGCCATGTACGAGGAGGAGGGGATCCCCGTGGCTGAGGCCTTGCGCCACTACGAGGCCACCGGGGAACTTCCCCGCTACCACCTTGCCCCGGAGGAGCTTTTTGCCTTGGAGGTGGACTACCTGGTCCTGGCGGCCCTCGAGGGGGCCTTGGACGGGGAGCTGGCCAAGGGGGTGCGGGCCAAGGCGGTCTTAGAGGCCGCCAACTTCGGCCTTACCCAGGAGGCCGAGGCCTACCTTTTGGGCAAGGGGGTTTTGGTGGTGCCGGACCTCCTCACGGGGGGCGGGGGGCTTCTGGCCAGTTATCTGGAGTGGGTGCAGGACCTCAACATGTTCTTCTGGAGCGAGGAGGAGGTGCGGCAAAGCTTCGCCAAGAGCGTGGCCAAGGCGGTGGCCGAGGTGTGCGATAGGGCCGAACTCCTTTCCACCGATCTGCGCACCGGGGCCATGGCCTTGGCCTTGGAGCGGGTGAACGAGGCCACGCGGCTAAGGGGCGTTTACCCCTAA
- a CDS encoding polyprenyl synthetase family protein, protein MVLPDIEAPLVRFEETLSELVQSEVLFVRLIHQDLVTAGGKRIRPRLVFLASRALGGAPFELELALAVELLHSATLLHDDLIDDAETRRGKEAAFRRYGNAVSVLSGDFLLSRLLHVIAKTGRMELVERFAQVAKTLSEGEVLQFQMAALEDYSLENYERIITAKTAVLMELSAEGPALLKGVDGEVQEALARFGLLYGQAFQMRDDYLDLMGTPDLLGKPVGGDVREGKATLLTLLLMERFPEVREILRRKGRGEGDLERLRTLAQESGVAEEVERRIRERAHRAAAALKPLPPSPYKEALEALALKEAERLS, encoded by the coding sequence GTGGTCCTACCCGACATCGAGGCCCCCCTCGTCCGCTTTGAGGAGACCCTGTCTGAACTGGTGCAGTCCGAAGTCCTCTTTGTCCGCCTCATCCACCAGGATTTGGTGACGGCGGGGGGCAAGCGCATCCGGCCCCGTCTGGTTTTTTTGGCCTCGAGGGCCCTTGGGGGCGCTCCCTTTGAGCTGGAGCTGGCCTTGGCGGTGGAGCTTTTGCATTCCGCCACCCTTCTCCACGACGACCTCATTGACGATGCGGAAACCCGCCGGGGCAAGGAAGCCGCCTTCCGTCGATACGGGAATGCGGTTTCCGTTCTGTCGGGGGACTTCCTGCTCTCCCGGCTCCTCCATGTGATCGCCAAGACGGGAAGGATGGAGCTGGTGGAGCGCTTCGCCCAGGTGGCCAAGACCCTGAGCGAGGGCGAGGTGTTGCAGTTCCAGATGGCCGCCTTGGAGGACTACTCCCTGGAAAACTACGAGCGCATCATCACCGCCAAGACGGCGGTGCTGATGGAACTCAGCGCGGAAGGCCCTGCCCTCCTCAAGGGGGTGGATGGAGAGGTGCAGGAGGCCTTGGCCCGCTTCGGCCTCCTCTACGGCCAGGCCTTCCAGATGCGGGACGACTACCTGGACCTCATGGGCACTCCCGACCTTCTGGGCAAGCCCGTGGGCGGGGATGTGCGGGAGGGGAAGGCCACCCTCCTTACCCTGCTCCTTATGGAGCGTTTTCCCGAGGTGCGGGAGATCCTGAGGCGAAAGGGAAGGGGGGAGGGGGATCTAGAGCGCCTGCGCACCCTGGCCCAGGAAAGCGGGGTGGCGGAGGAGGTGGAAAGGCGGATCCGGGAAAGGGCTCATCGGGCCGCGGCGGCCCTCAAGCCCCTTCCCCCTTCCCCCTATAAGGAGGCCCTCGAGGCCCTGGCCCTAAAGGAGGCCGAGCGCCTTTCCTAG
- a CDS encoding Ig-like domain-containing protein has protein sequence MTLKARAVDGAGNFAEATLTVTVANGPTVVWLNPGGNQKLAGFVELQAEVRAARTVNRVDFYFGPDGNSFTKVPGFPTALGNVYSLGWDILRLTPGNYILKVVVEDAAGSIAEATLPVVVTSAFVITTPADGDTVGPGAGRQIVTVTVGVNGTLPPGVEVTKVDVYINGQLAGTATQKVSTDGSQLYVYVWDTSLVVDGHDPTKSGDRVITARVYYTGGDTFTNGVLVRFLP, from the coding sequence GTGACCCTGAAGGCCCGGGCGGTGGACGGTGCGGGCAACTTTGCGGAGGCCACCCTGACGGTGACGGTGGCCAACGGGCCAACCGTTGTATGGCTGAACCCAGGGGGGAATCAAAAGCTGGCGGGGTTTGTCGAGCTTCAGGCTGAGGTTAGGGCTGCTAGGACCGTTAATCGGGTGGACTTCTACTTTGGTCCGGATGGGAATAGCTTTACCAAGGTGCCTGGTTTCCCAACAGCTTTGGGCAATGTGTATAGCTTGGGGTGGGACATTCTCCGGCTCACGCCTGGCAACTACATTTTGAAGGTGGTGGTGGAGGATGCGGCTGGGAGTATAGCGGAGGCCACCCTTCCCGTTGTGGTGACCTCGGCTTTTGTGATCACGACGCCAGCTGATGGGGACACTGTGGGTCCTGGGGCGGGTCGTCAGATTGTCACGGTTACTGTGGGTGTTAACGGAACATTGCCTCCTGGGGTGGAGGTTACGAAGGTCGACGTTTACATCAATGGCCAACTGGCCGGGACGGCTACCCAAAAAGTGTCTACGGATGGTTCCCAGCTGTATGTGTACGTCTGGGACACTTCTTTGGTGGTGGATGGGCATGATCCCACTAAGTCCGGTGATAGGGTGATCACTGCTCGGGTCTACTACACGGGAGGAGACACCTTCACCAATGGGGTGTTGGTAAGGTTCTTGCCTTAG